One Mobula hypostoma chromosome 5, sMobHyp1.1, whole genome shotgun sequence DNA segment encodes these proteins:
- the LOC134346167 gene encoding uncharacterized protein LOC134346167 gives MTPPGAKCVRKEGRMFVTPLYSNNFNQMPPVTVVQSCTSARWNFMSFLLTKLLQLWDIGELPWMNCLLQGLPQHFYRIKVTEFLALSAMMCEVVKMATLGRPFQLGMLYDCRSDTLIPDITLWDSQTLENNLSSRDQPSTEIHIITSDSMEKKVAALNVSESLKASLLSGAVEVKGSAKYLTDTKESKQQARVTLQYKTTTSFEQLTVSHLGKLNISDPSVFDEGSATHVVTAVLYGAQAFFVFDQMVPPAEKLQDVQRNMEAMITHLPEFAVHGEDSLKMTEEQKSNSRKFSCTFYGDFSLKNNPTTFKDAISTYASLPSLLGSGGENSVPVRVILYPLSKLNSKAALVVREISVDLISHCQRVLEQLSEAVIKCNDMLKDRVSIQFPEIGDGTKEFREMCLEYKQVFQGTLARDLPSIRRGEEKKDLLVDILKNRELSPFSQQSLVTWLDDKEQEMKAVGHYLRMFEDIPSVKSKTELDDELMDPTIDYVVCFTFTSLHQDDLYLSEAKNYLQSLTDQKMQSPTPATGACATRHINDCFCHPSMSRKMKKTSQLFLDFATANKADGKTKFLLASVKDGSQTGAAIYLYREGSLENPCFEPLSQPARPKFSQTTHDSVTLQLHPPRYGAGEIVGYRVEYQGPQQEGWTSLVTPDKSQSFTISGLQPYKEYYFQYRAVSKVGVSKASDSCRYTTHPTSPPGQLAFQYRSPIATLTWDIPKQIGDGVKIVQYKIEYKEETAVGSKLECGLWEEVRTNETQCHCELKGLKPKKKYRVRVSADCGEAGCSAASDELLLETVNAPNRIAQKLLSRSPVISKGNPSIYKLNLTEKILDDRKHLVKCSFGKPSTKHRMKTVMVLGATGSGKTTLINGMINYILGVKWEDDFRYKLIHEETGKSQAESQTSSITAYELHHQVGFKTDYSLTIIDTPGFGDTRGISQDQLITEHIREFFTSPQGVDQIDAVCLVVQASLARLTHTQKYIFDSILSVFGKDIAENVQILVTFADGNRPPVLEALKAADVPCPKDKNGVPAHFKFNNSVIFAQCPASGNDGAKGTSDDSGEDDDDDNFDATFWKKGQNSMKKFFSALNKMETKSLSLTREVLREREQLETTVEGLQVQIRVSLTKQEELRKTQQVLNQHQTELDANKDFEYEIEITSPVEEDISRTGHYITNCQKCRFTCHYPCRIANDAKKSRCAAMDRDGNCTVCPQKCVWSVHFNQKYKFDYVTKKEKRTFDKLKKNYEMAYGEKMTQQKIMESLEKEFDEVQNAVLKFIEQLSMSIRRLEEIALRPNPLSTPAYIELLIQSERVEAKPGFLDRIQALTEVKERAELIEKVINVNMSSEEQKQNPTESNKGTGNWVKKGISLIFNWWSDDK, from the coding sequence ACATCACCTTGTGGGATTCACAGACACTCGAAAACAACCTCAGTAGTCGGGATCAGCCCAGCACTGAGATtcacatcatcacatcagactCCATGGAGAAGAAAGTTGCCGCACTCAACGTGTCGGAATCACTGAAAGCAAGTCTGCTGAGTGGTGCAGTGGAGGTGAAAGGATCAGCAAAATATCTCACTGACACAAAGGAATCAAAACAGCAGGCACGAGTTACCCTTCAGTACAAAACAACAACCAGCTTTGAACAGCTGACAGTGAGCCACTTGGGGAAGCTGAACATCAGTGACCCGAGTGTGTTTGACGAGGGGTCGGCAACCCACGTCGTTACAGCAGTGCTGTATGGGGCCCAGGCTTTCTTTGTGTTTGATCAAATGGTCCCTCCAGCAGAGAAACTGCAGGACGTCCAGCGTAATATGGAAGCAATGATTACACATCTCCCTGAGTTTGCAGTTCATGGGGAAGACTCACTGAAAATGACAGAAGAACAGAAGTCTAATTCTAGGAAATTTAGCTGCACCTTTTATGGGGATTTCTCACTGAAGAATAATCCCACCACATTCAAAGATGCCATCAGTACCTATGCAAGCCTCCCAAGCTTACTGGGATCAGGTGGGGAGAATTCGGTGCCTGTGAGAGTCATACTTTATCCTCTCAGTAAACTAAACTCAAAAGCTGCTCTGGTGGTGAGGGAGATAAGTGTGGATTTGATCAGTCACTGCCAGCGTGTCCTGGAACAGCTCAGTGAGGCAGTGATAAAATGCAATGATATGCTGAAAGACAGAGTCTCCATTCAGTTTCCCGAGATTGGAGATGGGACAAAAGAATTCCGAGAGATGTGCTTGGAATACAAACAGGTTTTCCAGGGGACTTTAGCAAGAGATTTGCCATCTATCCGGAGAGGTGAAGAGAAGAAAGATTTACTGGTTGATATACTGAAGAATAGGGAACTGTCACCATTCAGTCAGCAGTCACTGGTCACATGGTTGGATGATAAGGAACAGGAGATGAAGGCAGTGGGACATTACCTCAGGATGTTTGAAGATATACCTTCGGTGAAATCGAAGACAGAGTTGGATGATGAGCTGATGGATCCAACAATAGACTATGTGGTCTGCTTCACATTTACATCACTGCATCAGGATGATCTCTATCTGTCAGAGGCAAAGAACTACCTCCAATCTCTCACAGATCAGAAAATGCAGTCACCAACTCCTGCTACTGGAGCCTGTGCAACACGACATATCAACGATTGTTTTTGCCATCCGTCCATGTCCCGTAAAATGAAGAAAACATCTCAATTATTCCTGGACTTTGCCACAGCCAACAAAGCAGATGGGAAAACAAAATTTCTTCTTGCATCTGTGAAGGATGGCAGTCAAACAGGAGCAGCTATTTACCTGTATCGGGAAGGGTCTCTGGAGAACCCATGCTTTGAACCCCTATCACAGCCAGCGAGACCGAAATTTAGTCAAACAACACATGACAGTGTGACTCTGCAGTTACATCCACCCAGATATGGGGCCGGTGAGATTGTGGGTTACAGAGTAGAGTACCAGGGCCCCCAGCAGGAGGGATGGACATCTCTGGTTACACCTGATAAATCCCAGTCTTTCACGATATCTGGGTTGCAGCCATACAAGGAATATTATTTCCAGTACAGAGCTGTGTCTAAGGTAGGTGTCAGTAAGGCCAGTGACAGTTGTCGGTACACCACTCATCCTACAAGTCCACCTGGTCAACTGGCCTTCCAATATCGTTCACCAATTGCCACTCTGACTTGGGACATTCCAAAACAGATTGGAGATGGTGTTAAAATCGTTCAGTACAAAATTGAGTATAAAGAAGAGACAGCAGTTGGGTCCAAACTGGAGTGTGGAttatgggaggaagtgaggacaaatgaaacacaatgtcaCTGTGAGCTAAAGGGATTGAAACCAAAGAAAAAATACAGAGTCCGAGTGTCTGCTGACTGTGGGGAAGCAGGTTGCAGTGCAGCAAGTGATGAGCTTTTATTAGAAACAGTAAATGCACCAAACAGAATAGCCCAGAAACTTTTGAGCAGATCTCCAGTGATATCCAAAGGAAACCCTTCCATTTACAAGCTCAACCTAACGGAGAAGATATTGGATGATAGGAAACACCTTGTGAAATGCTCCTTTGGAAAACCCAGTACAAAACACAGAATGAAGACAGTGATGGTTCTGGGAGCAACAGGGTCAGGAAAGACGACCCTCATCAATGGGATGATCAACTACATCTTGGGTGTGAAATGGGAAGACGACTTCAGATACAAGTTAATACATGAAGAGACAGGAAAATCTCAGGCTGAAAGTCAGACATCCTCCATCACTGCCTACGAACTCCACCATCAGGTAGGATTTAAAACTGATTACTCTCTGACTATCATCGATACACCAGGATTTGGAGACACCAGGGGAATAAGCCAAGATCAATTGATCACTGAGCACATCCGAGAGTTTTTCACCTCCCCACAGGGTGTTGATCAAATTGATGCTGTGTGTCTTGTTGTTCAAGCCTCTTTGGCTCGCCTGACTCACACACAGAAATATATTTTTGATTCAATTCTTTCTGTTTTTGGCAAAGATATTGCCGAGAATGTTCAGATATTGGTGACATTTGCAGATGGAAACCGTCCCCCTGTTCTAGAGGCTTTGAAGGCAGCTGATGTACCATGTCCCAAAGATAAAAATGGTGTGCCAGCTCACTTCAAGTTCAACAATTCTGTCATATTTGCCCAGTGTCCGGCGTCAGGAAACGATGGTGCTAAGGGTACTTCTGATGACAGCGgggaagatgatgatgatgataattttGATGCAACTTTCTGGAAGAAGGGACAAAACAGTATGAAGAAATTCTTTAGCGCTCTCAACAAGATGGAAACAAAAAGTTTATCTTTGACCAGAGAGGTTTTGAGGGAACGTGAGCAGCTGGAGACTACAGTGGAGGGGTTGCAGGTTCAGATCAGAGTTAGCCTGACCAAACAggaggagctcagaaaaacacaACAAGTTCTGAACCAACACCAGACCGAGCTGGATGCAAATAAAGACTTTGAGTATGAGATTGAAATTACATCTCCAGTGGAGGAAGATATCAGCAGGACTGGACATTACATAACCAACTGTCAGAAATGTCGCTTCACCTGTCACTATCCCTGTAGGATTGCaaatgatgcaaaaaaatcaCGATGTGCAGCAATGGACAGGGATGGGAACTGCACTGTCTGTCCCCAAAAATGTGTCTGGAGTGTTCACTTCAACCAGAAATACAAGTTTGACTATGTAACGAAAAAAGAGAAGAGAACATTTGATAAgctgaaaaaaaattatgagatGGCGTATGGTGAGAAGATGACTCAGCAGAAAATCATGGAGAGTCTTGAGAAAGAGTTTGATGAGGTTCAGAATGCAGTCCTGAAGTTTATTGAACAATTATCCATGAGCATTAGGAGACTTGAAGAGATAGCTCTGAGACCAAATCCGTTATCTACCCCAGCCTACATTGAGCTCCTGATTCAGTCTGAGAGAGTAGAGGCCAAGCCTGGGTTCCTGGACAGAATTCAGGCACTGACGGAGGTCAAGGAACGGGCAGAGTTAATAGAGAAAGTTATCAATGTGAATATGTCATCAGAGGAGCAGAAGCAAAATCCAACAGAGTCAAACAAAGGGACTGGAAACTGGGTTAAAAAAGGCATTTCTCTCATTTTTAATTGGTGGTCGGATGATAAATAA